In Belonocnema kinseyi isolate 2016_QV_RU_SX_M_011 chromosome 4, B_treatae_v1, whole genome shotgun sequence, a single window of DNA contains:
- the LOC117171187 gene encoding uncharacterized protein LOC117171187: protein MSKMQIIIDSVINWFQISLMKDYFKLAREKIYDAINDGYKKLGDLSSSLLQISHKYRKKLGERISSDNRSLIRKSDNYYREKQTLKVLHTTISEYWRDVLFNHWFILTQCLILAVVIIVTSPWIGSD from the exons atgagcAAAATGCAAATTATCATTGATTCAGTCATAAATTGGTTTCAAATTTCACTTATGAAAGATTACTTTAAATTAGCTCGAGAGAAGATCTATGATGCTATAAATGATGG atataaaaaactTGGAGATCTTAGCTCAAGTTTATTGCAAATATCTCATAAATACAGAAAGAAACTTGGAGAGAGAATCTCATCTGATAATCGCAGTTTAATCAGGAAGAGTGACAACTACTACAgagaaaaacaaactttaaag gttcttCATACGACAATTAGTGAATACTGGAGAGATGTCCTTTTCAATCATTGGTTTATATTAACGCAATGTCTCATTTTGGCAGTTGTCATTATTGTAACATCTCCTTGGATAGGTTCCGATT aa